In the Acetobacterium sp. KB-1 genome, TTTTCCACATTTATTACACGGTGTTTTCATTATTTACAATCCTTCCCTATCGTCCTGCTTACTTTTCTCTATATTCATGAATTATCACTTGCTTTTTTTACAGGCCATACCTATTGTATTGATGTCACTGTGTATAGTTTACCATAAAACTGGGCTTTTTACTCAAAAAAAATAAAAGAGCAAACTAAATTAAGGTTGCTCTTTTATCGCTTAAATTGGGTTTATTAAATCATCTCTACCGCATCAATGGTTCCGCCTCCAAGACAAATGTTGGCCTGATATAAAACCACTATCTGTCCTGGGGTTACCGCTTTTTGGGGTTGATCAAATTCAACATAAATCCGATCCTGAGTTACTCGCACCGTTACCGCCTGATCGGATTGACGATACCGGAATTTAGCGCTACACTTAAACGTTTTGGCTGGCGGATAACCCCCAACCCAATTCATTTCAATGGCTTCCAGAGATTTTGAGTACAAGGCCGGGTGAGTTTCCCCCTGGACGACGACCAATTCATTTTTATCTAAATCTTTACTGACCACAAACCAGGGCTCTCCGCTTCCTTCACCGCCGATCCCCAGGCCTTTTCGCTGCCCCAGAGTATAGTACATCAGTCCCTGATGGGTACCCTTCACATTACCGGCCAGATCAACGATTTTACCGGGCTGGGCGGGCAGGTACTGACTGAGAAACTTGGTAAAATTACGTTCACCGATAAAACAAATTCCCGTCGAATCTTTTTTCTCGGCGGTAACCAGATTGTTTTTGACCGCGATCTGGCGAACCTCATCTTTACAAAGATGTCCAATTGGAAACATCACATCGGCCAGTTCTTTTTGTCCCAGTTGGCACAGAAAATAGGTTTGATCCTTGTTATGATCAAAGGCCCGCTTTAACCGGTACTGTTCATTGACAAAATCGATTTGCGCATAATGACCGGTGGCCAGATAGTCGCCACCAACCACCTTTAGCGCATAATCCAAAAAGCGTTTGAATTTTATTTCCCGGTTACAGAGAACGTCCGGATTGGGCGTCCGCCCTTTTTTATATTCTTCCAGAAAATATGAAAAAACAGAGTCGTAGTATTCTTTGGCAAAATTCACGGTGTAGTAGGGAATATCAATAGCGTCGCATACCCGCCGCACATCATCATAGTCTTCCGTGGCTGTACATACCCCCGATTCATCCTGTTCTTCCCAGTTTTTCATGAAGACACCGATGACCTCGTAACCACGTTCTTTTAATAATAATGCTGCAACCGATGAATCAACCCCTCCAGACATACCCACAACGATTTTCATTTACATTTCCCCCTCTGATTTTTTCAACCAAAATCCACGTTAATTTTTATCAAACCATTTCTTTAGCCATTTTTTTTGCTAATTCATTTAAATCAATGACGTCCTGTTCGTCCGGCGTTCCCTTAATCATCAGGATCTCATCAATGGTGTCGACCTTTGCCTCGTTGATAAAATAATTAAAGTTTTTATCAGCTCCACCACTCCAGCTGTAGTTTGCAAAAAATCCAACCTTATGATTGTCAACTTTTATTTCACCCAATTTATAAAGCAAACTGGCCATTTTCGGAAAAATCTGTCCGTAGTAGGATGGCGCCCCTAAAAACAAACCTTTGTACTTCCAGATATCGGATATGATAAAGGAAATATCGGTTTTAGCCACATCATAAAGCTTTACCTCTTTGACGCCTTCGTTTTTTAAGGCAATGGCTAAAATTTCTGCTGATTTCTGGGTACAACCATACATCGAACCGTAGGCAATCACAACACCAGGAACCGTTTCCTTCTTGCTCATTTTGACGTACATATCCAGAATATGTCTGGGATTATCCCGCCAGATCAAGCCATGAGATGGACAAATCGTCCCCATTTCGACATCGCAAAGTTTGTTAAGTGCTTTTAAAGCCTGACTGGCCACCTTGCCAACAATACAGGCATAATAGCGACGGGTTGGTTCTTCAAAGGCTGCCAGATCATTTTCATCATCAAAAATGCTGCCCTCTGGCGTTTTAAAGCTGCCAAAAATATCCATGGAAAAGAGCACCTTGTCATTAATATCATAGGTAACCATGGATTCCGGCCAATGAACCATCGGAGTCATGAAAAATTGGAGGGTGTGTTTTCCCAGACACAACGTATCGCCATCACACACCTCATGAAGATTTTCGGTGATCTTATAAAAATTGTTCATAATCGGGAACGTTTTTTTGTTTCCGACAATGACCAAATCCGGATATTCTGCCAACAAATCAGTAATTCCACTGGAATGATCGGGCTCCATATGATTGACAATCAGGTAATCCACCTTTTTATCGCCTATAATGGATTTAATCTTTTCTATATACTCATCAGCTTTGATGGTTTTAACCGTGTCAATAATGGCCACTTTTTCATCATTGATCACATACGCATTATAAGAAACGCCGTCCTGATCAATTGGCCATAGTCCTTCAAAAAGTGTCGTCTGATAATCATTCGCGCCTACCCAAAATATATCGTCTTTAATTTTTACTGCATTCATGTTATTTCCCCACTTTCCTTATGTTTTCTCGACCTTAAATATAACCTTAAATAGAAAATATTTCAAGAGCAAAAAAAATGATCACCCCATACCACTTACGCGAATAAGACCAAGTTGAGCCTTTGTATGGGGTGTGAGGATGGTCAAAAAATAAAAAAGAGGTGCTCGACACACCTCTTTTTTAAGAAAATTAAGAAAGGAAATTAAAACGTTTTCACACCATGGGCTTATTATAACCGATTACATTTTAAAAATCCAGTACTTTTTTCTATTTTTTGTGCATTACTTTAGTTTTCTCCCACTTTCTGTCTTTGTTACTTAACAAAAGCTTAGTATAAATTTTACCCTCCATTCCGTTTACAGTTTTTTTGAAGCTATGCTATAATGACGATGATTAACACATTTATCTGAAGTGAAAGGAGCTGGTAAAATGATTGAAACAAAGGATTCTGTCTCTTCAACCGATTCGCAATGGACTGAAAAAGAAATTAAAGAAGAATTGCGTCGATTATTCCTGGGTGGAGATGACTGGAATAAGGAAGCTTGTATGGGATACTTTCTAAAAACCTGCCAACGCACAAATCTGGACATCAAAACGACTCAAACTCTGGCAATCGCCCTCTATCATTTATTTGATGAACTAACCGTAAGCGATGCAAAAAAATTCTACTACAACGAATGTCACGCCATTTTATCCGGGCGTAATCATATTTAGTCTCAGTACAATCAAGGACATTCTCAGACTTCTGAGAATGTCCTTTTCTTTTACATGCTGGAGTATACCGAATAGACATCAAACACCGGCAACATAATCGCCGCCAGAATAAACAGCACCAGCCCGCCAAAAATCAGCAGAATAAGCGGCTCCAACGCTGTATGCAGCAACTGAATTCTGGACTTAACCTCGTCTGCATAAATAAGATTCAACGTTGCCAGCACTTCCGGCATCGATCCGGATGCTTCGCCAATGGCGACCAACTGGCTAAAAAGGCCGGGAAACGCCTCACTTTCTGCCATTCCCTGACTCAGACTTTTGCCGCTTACTACTTTTTCCCGGAGCACCATCAATTCTTTTTTGAGATACCGATTATTGGTAGCACCCTCCAAACGCTTTAATGCTGCCAGCAGGTCGATTCCACTTGCCAGAAACATTCCCAGGGTTGTGGCGATTCTCTCCAGACACCGTTTGTGACTCAGACTTCCAAAGAACGGAAGTCTTATTTTTAGCCAGTCCCGCCAATTTGCCACCGCGTCGATTTCTAACAAAAGCATCGCTCCCGCTACAAATCCCGCCAGAATCAAAAGAACGATCGACCAACCGCCGCTTGATCCGTGACTCAGTCCCATCAAAAACCGGGTTGGTCCTGGCAGCTCCGCATTCATTACCGTAAACATGTCTGCAAAGGTCGGAAGTACCATCGTGATTAAAAAGACCAATACCAGTACAAACACAATGCTCAGGATGATGGGATAGAAGAGGATCTGCTGAAGCTGCCGACGATTTTTTTCTTCACTTTCAAAATGCTCGGCCATTTTAAAAAGAACGGTATTGAGATTTCCACTCATCTCTCCGGCTTCAACCATAAAAACAAACAAGGACGGAAATGACTTGGGATAAGCAATCATTGCTTGAGAAAGGCTCGCTCCGGATTGGATGCGGTTGCCAACCCCGGAAATATCTTGGGCAAATCCCTTATCTTTTGTCTCCTCACGAATAAGTTCCAAACATTTCAGAATTGGAATCCCCGCGTTTAACATGATGTAAAACTGTCTGCAGAAGCGGCTAAAAGAATCATCAGTTACCGAACGAATCCGAATATTAAATTCTTTATTTAGAAATCCTTCGGACTTCTTTTTTTCTTTGATTTCCAGCACAATCAGATTTCTAGTCTGAAGGTGCAGGGCGACCTCCCGGAGAGTTTGCCCCGCAACCATTCCGGTGATGGTCTCTCCCCGCCGGTCTTTTGCTTTATAAATAAACTGTTTTTCCATTATTCCACCCTAACGATGCCATTCATTTTCAAAGGCTAAGATCTCCAAACCCTGAGAAATTGACGTTTCACCCTGTAAAAGATGACGTTTCAAGGACTCTTCAATGGGCTTAAACCCTTCTTCAATGGCGACTTTTCGAATGCCGTCATAATCCGCACCTTTACTGATGGCCTCCCGGATCTTTCTGCTAACTTTCATCACTTCCTGAACAGCAATTCGCCCCAGATACCCGGTTCCATGACAAAGGGAACAGCCCTCCGGATAGAAAAGCTCAATCTCCTGGTCCGCCATTCCCAGTAATCCTTTTTCGAACGCCGTTGCGAAGCTTTTCTTTTTACAATTAGGGCACAAACGTTTAATCAGCTTTTGAGAAATCACACCTCTTAATGCCGCTGACAACAGATATAAGGGAATCTTCATATCCATTAGGCGATTGATCGACGCAATGGCGTTGTTTGTATGAAGTGTTGATAATACCAAATGCCCGGTAATTGCTGCCCTAGTCGCAATTTCGGCCGTATCTTCATCTCGGATTTCCCCGACCATAATCACATTGGGATCTTGTCTTAAAATAGCTCTCAGCCCGTTGGCAAAGTTAAGCCCCGTTTTTTCGCTGACCTGAATCTGGTTGATATCTTCCATTTGGAACTCCACCGGATCTTCAATGGTGATGATATTCTGCGTTCGGGAGTCCATGCCGTTGAGCAGGCTATACAAAGTTGTTGATTTTCCACTTCCCGTCGGTCCACAGATCAGAACCATCCCGTGGGGTGCTTTAATTATTTCTTTTAACACTTGTTTTTGTTGATTGGAAAAGCCCAGCTCATCAATTGATATTAAAAATTTTTTTTCATCCAGCAGGCGTAAGACGATCTTCTCCCCATGAATGGTCGGAATAATCGATAAACGGACATCAATTTGGCGACCCTCATGATTGGTTGTGAACGCACCATCCTGAGGATGACGATGCTCGGCAATATCGCAGCCTGCCAGTATTTTCAGGCGGGTAATGACGCCTCTCCAAGTCTCTTTACTTAGCTGACCAATGGGTTTTAAGACGCCATCAATACGAAACCGCACTTGTACCTTCTGGGGAAAGACTTCTACATGAATATCACTGGCACCCCGGGAAACACCCTCATCAATCAGATCGTTCACGAGGGTGATTATACTTGGTTCCAAGGTGAGTTCTTTCTGTTCTCGATGTTTTATTAACACCGCGCGATCCTGATTGACATACTCTTGATGATAGTATTTCTCAATTAACCCCAGGGTGCAACTTTTTTCGGCAACCAGTATTTTTAGTCGTTTTTCAGCAATCCGCTTGATCCTGCGGATTGTTTCTTCATGGGATGGATCCGCCATAACCACGGTCAATTGATCATCATTTTCCTGATTCAATGGAAAAACCAGATGTTTCTTGGCCTGCTCCTTCGAAAAAAAGCTCAAAGCCCGAAGATCTAAGGCATCTTTTAAGGGATCATAGCGTTCAAACCCCCACTCATTATGAAAAATCAGTACAATTTCCGCCTCTGTAATAATACGGTCTCTTACCAGTACATCTAGAATTGAGTTTTTTGACCGCTTTGCTTCATCAATTCGCTCAGCTATGTTTTGTCGGGTAATCATCTTGTTTTTGAGAAGCATTTCCAAAACCAACATATTTTCCTTCATCACGCCTCCTAATGACTAGAGCTTTTTCGTTTATCTAATAATTGCAGTATAAATGATTTAGAAATAAATATCCAGCACTACATAGATTTCCAAACGGACTTTGTTAAAGAAGACTTTTATTGCCACAGCAACCTAACTTATCGAATCTGATTCAAGTCTTAAGGCCAAACACTGTTATTGCAAATTACCGCCTGATTATATATAATAAGCGGAGTTACATCCATTTAAAACTATTAGATCAGGAGATATCCTATGAACATCGTAATTGCCGGTGCTGGCAAGGTTGGTGAAGTTCTCTGTAGCGATCTTGCCAGAGAAAATCACAATATCATGCTCATTGAACTCAATGAAACACGCCTGGATCAATTTATCAACTCATATGACATTAGCGGTATTCATGGTAATGGCGCTATGTTTGACATTCAGACAGAAGCCGGGGTCGATACCTGCGACGTATTTATCGCTGTCACCCGCAATGATGAAACGAACATTATTGCGGCGATTACGGCCCGCAAACTTGGCGCAAAATTTACCATCGCCCGGGTTCGTGATCCCGAATATTCAAAACAAATGACCTTTCTACGAGAAATCTTAGGTATCACCTTAATTATTAATCCAGAACTGGAAGCCGCTCAAGAAATAACCCGTACGCTCCTTTTTCCTTCTGCATTGCATGTGGAAGCCTTTGAGCATGGACGGGTGAACATGATCGAGGTGGTTCTAAAAGAGGGCACTCCGCTGGTTGGTTTACCGCTCAAAGACCACAACGGCCGTTTCGGCGACGTGGTGATCTGTATTGTTATTCGGGATGATCATGTGATGATCCCCGACGGTGAAACAATCCTTCGAGCCGAGGATCACGTCATGGTTACAGGCAGTCCTGGCGACGTTCGGATTTTTAGCAAACACTGCCAACCCGACCTGGTTAAAATCAACTCCACTGTGA is a window encoding:
- the mnmA gene encoding tRNA 2-thiouridine(34) synthase MnmA; the encoded protein is MKIVVGMSGGVDSSVAALLLKERGYEVIGVFMKNWEEQDESGVCTATEDYDDVRRVCDAIDIPYYTVNFAKEYYDSVFSYFLEEYKKGRTPNPDVLCNREIKFKRFLDYALKVVGGDYLATGHYAQIDFVNEQYRLKRAFDHNKDQTYFLCQLGQKELADVMFPIGHLCKDEVRQIAVKNNLVTAEKKDSTGICFIGERNFTKFLSQYLPAQPGKIVDLAGNVKGTHQGLMYYTLGQRKGLGIGGEGSGEPWFVVSKDLDKNELVVVQGETHPALYSKSLEAIEMNWVGGYPPAKTFKCSAKFRYRQSDQAVTVRVTQDRIYVEFDQPQKAVTPGQIVVLYQANICLGGGTIDAVEMI
- a CDS encoding FprA family A-type flavoprotein, with the translated sequence MNAVKIKDDIFWVGANDYQTTLFEGLWPIDQDGVSYNAYVINDEKVAIIDTVKTIKADEYIEKIKSIIGDKKVDYLIVNHMEPDHSSGITDLLAEYPDLVIVGNKKTFPIMNNFYKITENLHEVCDGDTLCLGKHTLQFFMTPMVHWPESMVTYDINDKVLFSMDIFGSFKTPEGSIFDDENDLAAFEEPTRRYYACIVGKVASQALKALNKLCDVEMGTICPSHGLIWRDNPRHILDMYVKMSKKETVPGVVIAYGSMYGCTQKSAEILAIALKNEGVKEVKLYDVAKTDISFIISDIWKYKGLFLGAPSYYGQIFPKMASLLYKLGEIKVDNHKVGFFANYSWSGGADKNFNYFINEAKVDTIDEILMIKGTPDEQDVIDLNELAKKMAKEMV
- a CDS encoding type II secretion system F family protein; protein product: MEKQFIYKAKDRRGETITGMVAGQTLREVALHLQTRNLIVLEIKEKKKSEGFLNKEFNIRIRSVTDDSFSRFCRQFYIMLNAGIPILKCLELIREETKDKGFAQDISGVGNRIQSGASLSQAMIAYPKSFPSLFVFMVEAGEMSGNLNTVLFKMAEHFESEEKNRRQLQQILFYPIILSIVFVLVLVFLITMVLPTFADMFTVMNAELPGPTRFLMGLSHGSSGGWSIVLLILAGFVAGAMLLLEIDAVANWRDWLKIRLPFFGSLSHKRCLERIATTLGMFLASGIDLLAALKRLEGATNNRYLKKELMVLREKVVSGKSLSQGMAESEAFPGLFSQLVAIGEASGSMPEVLATLNLIYADEVKSRIQLLHTALEPLILLIFGGLVLFILAAIMLPVFDVYSVYSSM
- a CDS encoding GspE/PulE family protein, producing the protein MKENMLVLEMLLKNKMITRQNIAERIDEAKRSKNSILDVLVRDRIITEAEIVLIFHNEWGFERYDPLKDALDLRALSFFSKEQAKKHLVFPLNQENDDQLTVVMADPSHEETIRRIKRIAEKRLKILVAEKSCTLGLIEKYYHQEYVNQDRAVLIKHREQKELTLEPSIITLVNDLIDEGVSRGASDIHVEVFPQKVQVRFRIDGVLKPIGQLSKETWRGVITRLKILAGCDIAEHRHPQDGAFTTNHEGRQIDVRLSIIPTIHGEKIVLRLLDEKKFLISIDELGFSNQQKQVLKEIIKAPHGMVLICGPTGSGKSTTLYSLLNGMDSRTQNIITIEDPVEFQMEDINQIQVSEKTGLNFANGLRAILRQDPNVIMVGEIRDEDTAEIATRAAITGHLVLSTLHTNNAIASINRLMDMKIPLYLLSAALRGVISQKLIKRLCPNCKKKSFATAFEKGLLGMADQEIELFYPEGCSLCHGTGYLGRIAVQEVMKVSRKIREAISKGADYDGIRKVAIEEGFKPIEESLKRHLLQGETSISQGLEILAFENEWHR
- the trkA gene encoding Trk system potassium transporter TrkA, which codes for MNIVIAGAGKVGEVLCSDLARENHNIMLIELNETRLDQFINSYDISGIHGNGAMFDIQTEAGVDTCDVFIAVTRNDETNIIAAITARKLGAKFTIARVRDPEYSKQMTFLREILGITLIINPELEAAQEITRTLLFPSALHVEAFEHGRVNMIEVVLKEGTPLVGLPLKDHNGRFGDVVICIVIRDDHVMIPDGETILRAEDHVMVTGSPGDVRIFSKHCQPDLVKINSTVIIGGGKLTDYLLSRLIKMRMIIKVIEIDADNADRLAIKYPQSEIIFGDGTKQAFLNEEHFSEYDSVIALTGVDEENILISIYASRMGVKKTITKVNRTDLLKVLDNVGLQSIITPQRLIANHIIRFIRSIENSQGSTVSAFYRLLDGRVEVLQFKVKESCCEIAIPLVELQTKPGLLIACIIRDGKIIYPKGTSRILPHDDVIVVTTTHKNFQDIDDIFEKNRGRQ